The region CGATAACTTTACAATTGATCTTGATTCTGAGATTGTTGTTGCAGGGGCCTCCATGTTTGAAAGCGTTTTCAATCAGTGTGATAACTAATAAAGGTGGGATTTTAATGTCCTCAATGTTAGATTCTATGTTTACAGCCACATCTACATTCTCAAAGCGTAGTTTCTCTATTTCGATGTAGTTCTGAATATAGTCAATCTCTTTTGTAAGGTCAACCATTTGGGTTCCCTTGATGTCGTAAAGGACGTATTCCATTAATCGGGAGAGTTTCAAGATAACATCAGGAACTTTCTTTGACGATTCTAAGGACAAAGCATAAAGATTATTGAGGGTATTGAAAAAAAAGTGAGGTTGTATTTGGGTTTTAAGGTATTTGAGCTTCATTTTAGATTGATTCTGCTTCATAATCGTATTGCGATCTCTTTCCTTTAGCCAGTTCATTGTAGAGAAAACAGATGAAGCAATTGACAGGACATAGATTTCTCCAATGGTTACTGCAACAATATGATTAATATCAAAGGCTTTGTACATTTTATTGGCTTCAGGCCAAATGTTTTCTGAAATCATGTAATAGGTCAAGGCAGTCCTTGTTATATAAATTACAGCCAGACTGGCCAGTAGCGCTAAAGTATATTTGTAATATTTGAATTTTACAATATAACGAGGAATAAGCACTAACAAATTAAAGTACACAAAAGGGATGTGTAAGGAAAACTCAATTAAATTGGATTTAAATGAATAGAGATAATCATCAAAATAGGATCCCCAACGCAAGAAGTTGATTAAAAAAAAGAGGATCCAAAACCAAAAATGATTTCGAATCTCAGTGTTTATTTTTATTTTTTTAAGGAGCTTCAATTAGGAATGATTTAGAGGTTAAATCCTTGCTTTTCAAAAATGAATAGCATGATTATTTTGCAACTTTAAGGAATTTGTAGGCAAAAATCGCTTTTTATTGGATTAAAATCCAAAATAATATGAATTTAACATATTAACGACTTTGAAAAAACACTTCGTTGAATAAATACTGTTGTTTGTTGAATATTTTATTTTTTTTGTTGCCAAGATTGGTATCAAAGTACACTTTGTTTATAAAAGTCAGTGGTTAATGTCGGTTTTCAGGTTGTTAGTATAATTTTTTTTTTTAAGACTGCTTTAACATATAGTTTTACGGTATAACTAACAAAAATCAATTAAAATGAAAAAAATTATCTTAATCTTTATGATTATTTTCACGGCGCAGGTTTCGCTTGCTCAAGTGAAAACAGTCAAAGGGATGGTAACCGATGCGACCGGCTCTCCATTACCTGGGGCTAACATTAATGTGCAAGGAGAGAATAAAGGAACCACCACCGAT is a window of Flavobacterium acetivorans DNA encoding:
- a CDS encoding sensor histidine kinase; translation: MYFNLLVLIPRYIVKFKYYKYTLALLASLAVIYITRTALTYYMISENIWPEANKMYKAFDINHIVAVTIGEIYVLSIASSVFSTMNWLKERDRNTIMKQNQSKMKLKYLKTQIQPHFFFNTLNNLYALSLESSKKVPDVILKLSRLMEYVLYDIKGTQMVDLTKEIDYIQNYIEIEKLRFENVDVAVNIESNIEDIKIPPLLVITLIENAFKHGGPCNNNLRIKINCKVIDKAILQFEILNNFVLSQNAKTKKGIGLSNTKKRLKLIFQNNFTLEKTVKFNYYIIRLQIPVQNED